From Tissierellales bacterium, the proteins below share one genomic window:
- a CDS encoding BglG family transcription antiterminator, whose translation MILKERQVQMIKEILKNTDKIDTLFLKDKFSISERTVRNDLKDIDGYLESEGLPKLSRSKKLGISMDVSDIVKDQLVQKLKLVDDSEYVLSPEERMHAILLFLLTAKERTSVQEIADRLDFSKNTLVEDVKRLDKYLDTKSCSISKKRKLGMKLEASEFQKRQLYIELFIKHFNIGKWAIVSGKLKDIGSDFHMVLQKELEELLRHWNMEKLISFTDNLQKKLKLRYTDSSLNTLILAVVLSNHRYKNGCEIELPLFQVQTIKLSQEYKALEESLDESFNWFENSSHERAFIAMYMLSNKILEQEEGSVFSASLEDLKETTQTMIRVFEEDQNINLDVKEREKLLKGLMLHLEPASYRMRYNIAITNPMLSAIKDKYRDYYDSASKACMHLSQRLHLIVPEEEVAYVAIYFGGIMESRRQKSLKVMLVCNAGMATVRILETRLLEEFQDIDIIGHQSYSEFRKKKWSDVDIIISTLDIDYRERPVVVVQPMLEEEDVLRLKRYFSQRVVKKTQSAKFSSDEIIDIVEKYATIHAKKPLKRAIESLMRGERKKDKKLSELLMPDHVVLNQSAENWREAVKLATSRLIFSGDIQRSYEEAIIKNIERLKAYVVIKPQVALPHAKPKDGVNKLAMSFVSLEKGVNFGHSHNDPVRLIVVLASDNSSSHLKALDTLIRIIKDPKRVDELIEANTYDEIISIIKAEEENEI comes from the coding sequence ATGATATTAAAAGAGCGTCAGGTACAGATGATAAAAGAAATACTCAAAAATACAGACAAAATAGATACTTTGTTTTTGAAAGACAAGTTCAGCATATCTGAGAGAACTGTAAGAAATGATTTAAAAGATATTGATGGATATTTAGAAAGTGAAGGGCTACCAAAATTAAGTAGATCAAAAAAACTAGGAATAAGCATGGATGTATCAGATATAGTTAAAGATCAATTGGTCCAGAAACTTAAATTGGTTGATGACAGCGAATATGTGCTCAGCCCTGAAGAGAGAATGCATGCGATATTATTATTCTTGCTAACAGCTAAAGAGAGAACGTCGGTACAGGAGATTGCTGATAGACTTGATTTTAGTAAAAATACTCTCGTAGAGGATGTAAAAAGATTAGATAAGTACTTAGATACTAAGTCTTGTAGCATAAGCAAGAAGAGAAAGCTTGGTATGAAACTAGAAGCGAGTGAATTTCAAAAAAGACAATTGTATATAGAATTGTTTATAAAACACTTCAATATAGGTAAATGGGCGATAGTATCAGGTAAACTAAAGGATATTGGCAGCGATTTTCACATGGTTTTACAAAAAGAGCTTGAGGAGCTTTTAAGACATTGGAATATGGAGAAGCTCATATCATTTACTGACAATCTACAGAAAAAACTGAAACTGAGATATACAGATAGCAGTTTAAATACTTTAATACTAGCTGTGGTACTTAGCAATCACAGGTACAAAAATGGGTGCGAGATTGAACTTCCACTATTTCAGGTGCAAACCATAAAATTATCTCAGGAATATAAAGCATTAGAAGAATCATTAGATGAGAGCTTTAATTGGTTTGAAAATTCGAGCCATGAAAGAGCATTTATAGCAATGTATATGCTTAGCAACAAAATATTAGAACAAGAAGAGGGCAGTGTTTTCAGCGCTTCACTAGAAGATTTAAAAGAGACAACTCAAACAATGATACGAGTATTTGAAGAAGATCAAAATATAAATTTAGATGTCAAAGAGAGAGAGAAGCTTCTAAAGGGACTCATGCTTCATTTAGAACCAGCTAGTTATAGAATGAGGTACAATATAGCTATCACAAATCCTATGCTAAGTGCTATAAAAGATAAGTACAGGGATTACTATGATTCAGCAAGTAAGGCGTGTATGCATTTGTCACAAAGATTACATCTCATAGTTCCTGAAGAAGAGGTGGCATATGTAGCTATATATTTTGGCGGAATAATGGAGAGTAGAAGGCAGAAATCTCTAAAGGTTATGCTAGTTTGTAATGCTGGTATGGCCACTGTAAGAATATTGGAGACTAGGCTTTTAGAGGAATTTCAGGATATAGATATAATAGGACATCAGAGTTACTCTGAGTTTAGAAAGAAAAAATGGTCTGATGTGGACATAATAATAAGTACATTAGATATAGATTATAGGGAGAGACCAGTAGTTGTAGTTCAGCCAATGTTAGAAGAAGAGGATGTGCTAAGACTTAAGAGGTATTTTTCTCAGAGAGTGGTCAAAAAAACTCAAAGCGCAAAATTTAGTTCAGATGAAATAATTGATATAGTGGAAAAGTATGCTACAATTCATGCGAAGAAACCTTTGAAAAGAGCTATAGAAAGCTTGATGAGAGGTGAGCGCAAAAAAGACAAGAAGTTAAGTGAGTTGTTGATGCCAGATCATGTAGTTTTGAATCAGAGTGCTGAAAATTGGCGAGAAGCGGTTAAACTTGCGACATCGAGGCTCATATTTAGTGGTGATATACAAAGGTCGTATGAAGAGGCTATAATAAAAAATATAGAGAGGCTAAAGGCTTATGTAGTTATAAAACCGCAGGTTGCATTGCCTCATGCGAAGCCAAAAGATGGGGTAAATAAACTAGCTATGTCATTTGTTAGCCTTGAAAAAGGGGTGAATTTTGGACATAGTCACAACGATCCAGTAAGATTGATTGTTGTATTAGCTAGCGACAATTCATCTAGCCATTTGAAGGCATTAGACACTCTTATAAGAATTATAAAAGATCCAAAGAGAGTAGATGAGCTTATAGAGGCTAATACTTATGATGAAATAATAAGTATTATAAAAGCTGAGGAGGAGAATGAAATATGA
- a CDS encoding PTS ascorbate transporter subunit IIC gives MDWIMELGVSLLKSSFILVGIYVALGCLLQKKSWQVTISAVFKSAISLILMSIGGGVIGESLMSLGYLFQRSFGLIGIISSNERLAAYTETRFGHIIYSVIIVGMIVNIVMAKKTKFKYIFLTGHQMIYMSCALTIGLSYVGIPIWGVVAIGGIVLGIMMSVFPSLIQPYTKEITGKENIAVGHFSTVGFFISAKIGEFVNRPEQKREKKMGSSLLVDNLLATAISMVLLFTLAAIIAGKTYVQDVTNTYYIVFAIKQGLYFATGVYIILTGVRMMIGEIITAFKGIAQKIVPDAIPALDCSILFPYRQDRMMIGFVFSMIGGIVAMFIAGSSSVYAIIPSSTICFFSGSAAGLYGHVKGGKLGAVVSSLIFGLSIGLLPLLLLPMMRESGFYKVALGEFDFNVVVMIIKGIFGK, from the coding sequence ATGGATTGGATAATGGAACTTGGGGTCAGTTTGTTAAAGAGTAGTTTCATATTGGTCGGTATTTATGTAGCACTTGGATGTTTACTACAGAAAAAGTCTTGGCAAGTTACTATAAGTGCAGTATTTAAATCGGCTATATCACTTATACTTATGTCGATTGGCGGTGGAGTGATTGGGGAATCACTTATGAGTCTAGGGTATTTATTTCAAAGAAGTTTTGGTCTTATAGGTATAATTTCAAGTAATGAAAGGCTAGCAGCATATACTGAAACTAGATTTGGTCATATAATATATAGTGTAATAATAGTTGGAATGATAGTTAATATTGTGATGGCGAAAAAAACTAAATTTAAGTATATATTTTTGACTGGACACCAGATGATATATATGAGCTGTGCTCTTACCATTGGTCTTAGCTATGTTGGCATACCAATATGGGGTGTAGTAGCTATAGGCGGAATAGTATTAGGTATCATGATGAGTGTATTTCCTTCGCTTATCCAGCCATATACAAAGGAAATTACGGGAAAAGAAAATATAGCTGTAGGTCATTTTTCTACGGTAGGTTTTTTTATAAGTGCGAAAATCGGGGAGTTTGTCAATAGACCAGAGCAAAAGAGGGAGAAAAAGATGGGCTCATCACTCTTAGTCGACAATCTTCTCGCAACAGCTATAAGTATGGTGCTGTTATTTACACTAGCGGCTATAATAGCTGGAAAAACTTATGTACAAGATGTTACCAATACTTACTATATAGTATTTGCAATAAAGCAAGGTCTTTATTTTGCAACAGGAGTGTATATAATACTCACGGGTGTTAGAATGATGATTGGAGAAATTATAACTGCATTTAAGGGTATTGCGCAGAAAATAGTTCCCGATGCTATTCCAGCTTTGGATTGTTCTATATTGTTCCCGTATAGACAAGATAGGATGATGATTGGTTTCGTATTTAGCATGATAGGTGGAATTGTTGCAATGTTTATAGCAGGAAGTAGCAGTGTATACGCAATTATCCCATCATCTACTATTTGCTTTTTCAGTGGTTCGGCAGCCGGACTTTATGGTCATGTAAAGGGCGGAAAATTAGGTGCAGTTGTGTCTTCTTTAATTTTTGGTTTATCTATAGGATTATTGCCACTTTTACTGCTTCCAATGATGCGAGAGAGTGGATTTTATAAGGTCGCACTTGGTGAGTTTGATTTCAATGTTGTAGTTATGATTATTAAGGGGATTTTTGGAAAGTAG
- a CDS encoding PTS sugar transporter subunit IIB, with protein MKILVVCGMGLGSSHYLLMEVIDWIKKLGIEADVDNCDLFTAQNETADVYIGADYIIHMIEGDGIKIGLDDLLDSEELGQRLGELVE; from the coding sequence ATGAAGATATTAGTTGTCTGCGGTATGGGGCTTGGGAGTAGCCATTATTTGCTAATGGAGGTAATAGATTGGATTAAAAAGCTTGGAATAGAAGCAGATGTAGATAATTGTGATTTGTTTACAGCTCAAAATGAAACGGCAGACGTATATATTGGGGCAGATTATATAATTCACATGATAGAGGGAGATGGAATAAAGATAGGTCTTGACGATTTGCTTGACTCAGAGGAACTCGGGCAAAGACTTGGAGAGTTGGTGGAATAG